Proteins from a genomic interval of Perognathus longimembris pacificus isolate PPM17 chromosome 14, ASM2315922v1, whole genome shotgun sequence:
- the Tmem229b gene encoding transmembrane protein 229B encodes MASAEPLTALSRWYLYAIHGYFCEVMFTAAWEFVVNFNWKFPGVTSVWALFIYGTSILIVERMYLRLRARCPLLLRCLIYTLWTYLWEFTTGLILRQFNACPWDYSQFDFDFMGLITLEYAVPWFCGALIMEQFIIRNTLRLRFDKDAEPGDSSGPPALANGHIKTD; translated from the coding sequence ATGGCTTCTGCAGAGCCCCTGACGGCGCTGTCCCGCTGGTACCTGTATGCTATCCATGGCTACTTCTGCGAGGTGATGTTCACCGCGGCCTGGGAGTTCGTGGTGAATTTTAACTGGAAGTTCCCTGGCGTCACGAGTGTCTGGGCCCTGTTCATCTACGGCACCTCCATCCTCATCGTGGAGCGCATGTATCTGCGCCTGCGCGCACGCTGCCCGCTGCTGCTGCGCTGCCTCATCTACACGCTCTGGACCTACCTGTGGGAGTTCACCACAGGCCTCATCCTGCGCCAGTTCAACGCCTGCCCTTGGGACTACTCCCAGTTCGACTTTGACTTCATGGGCCTCATCACCCTGGAATACGCCGTGCCCTGGTTCTGTGGGGCCCTCATCATGGAGCAGTTCATCATTCGCAACACCCTCCGCCTGCGCTTTGACAAGGATGCTGAGCCTGGAGACTCCAGTggccccccagccctggccaatGGCCACATCAAGACTGACTGA